GGTAGTAGCGATAGCGAAGCTGATTATTTTTAGCGTAATTTTGGTGATAATCCTCTGCAGGCCAGAACCGAACTGAATCACGAATCTGCACTTTTATCTTGGATCTTGACACCCCTAATTCACTTGCAGCAGAGGCAGCACTTGCCTGAGCAGCGGTGGCCTGCTTGTCTCCAGAAGTGAAAATAACTGGCCGATACGAGTCACCTCGATCACAAAACTGGCCTTTCCCATCAAGAGGATCAATGTTTCGCCAATAATACTGCAAAAGATTGGCATAACTGATTTTATCGGAGTCAAATCGAACACGTACCACCTCTTGATGCCCACTTTTTTCACTACTTACTTGTTGATAAGTGGGGTTCTCCACATGGCCACCGCTGTACCCACTTTCAGCCGAGATCACACCTTCAACATCCTCTAAATCATGCTCAAGGCACCAAAAGCAGCCACCAGCAAGGACAGCATCCTGGACAGCTGCCATAGCTGACATCGGACTCAACAACATCATGCTGGTCAAAACCAGTGGGATTAATGCACGCATGAGGTCAAGAGGGCTGTTTGATCTGGTCAAGGATGGCTTCCGCCGCACGGTCGGTCACACCCGGTTCACCAAGGGTGTCACGTAAGCGCTGATACCCATCCAAAACCCTTTGCCGAACCGTTTGGTTGTTCAACAGCGGAATGGCCAATGCAACTAACTGATCGGCGTTGAAATCCTCCTGCAACAGCTCCGGCACCAGTCTCTCTTTGAGCAGAAGATTGACCGGCGAGATGTGATCCACGTGAAAGCGGAGAATTCTCCGTGCCACCCAAGCAGTGACACGGCTGACTCGATAGCCAACCACTTGCGGTACACCCTGCAACGCCAATTCCAAATTCACGGTTCCCGATTTACCCAGTGCCAAATCGGCCGCTGCAAACAGGTGGGGCTTCATGGCATCCGCCTGGTCGGCAGGGATGACGGTCCCGCGAACCCCCGCTTGATCCAGGGCCTGTTGCAGAGGCTCCTCAAAGCGCTCCAATCCGGCAGGCACCATCACATTCAGAGATGGGTCACGCGCCTGAAGGGTGGCAGCAGCCTGCACCAATTCAGGCATGAGATAACGCAGTTCCTGAGGCCGCGATGCAGGCATCAAGAGCAAGAGAGCTCCTTCCAAGGGCAAACCCAACGCACAACGAGCAGCCTGGCGATCGGATGAAACCGGAACCATGTCCAGAAGGGGATGCCCCACCCAGGTGACCTCAGCGCCTCGACCGGAATAAAACTCAGCTTCTTCAGGGAAAATCGCCAGGATGCGATCTGTGAACTGCAGCAAACTTTTGGTGCCTCCTTCCCCAATGCGCCAAGCCCATTCCTGGGGGGCGATGTAATAAGTGATTGGCACATCCGGCAGTCGTCCTCTGAGGCTGTGGCCCAAGCGCACGTTGGCGCCCATGTAATCGATTAACACCACCCCATCGGGTGGACGCTCCTTCAATACCCGATCCACCCTGGCTTGCAATCGAATCGTGGGAACCACCAAAGGAAGGGCTTCCCACAAACCGATCGCTCCCATCGGAGAGGTGTCCGCCAGCAACTCAGCTCCGGCGGCCTTCATCCGCTCACCCCCGAGAGCAAGAACTTCTAAATCCAGTCCACGACGCTTCGCGACACGCCAAAGAGCCTGAATTAGAAGGCTTCCCTGCAAATCTCCTGACACCTCGCCGGTGCTGATGAGCAGACGCACCATCAGCGACTAGATGGAGGAGGCATAGGGCCCCGTCGACCTGTCGACAAGGAACCCTCCAAAAACGTGCAGAGATGATTCGCGGCAGGCAGCAAGGCCTGCTGCCTCGCAAGGTTTAAGCCGTCGGCAATGACGTGATTGGAGCGATAGAGCAACGACCAAATGTCCTGAAGCTGTTTGAATTCCTGGCCCCCCTCGAGGCGGTGCAGGCCCTGACGCCTCAAGCCCACACGATTAAGCCCCCGGACCCGGCCTGGATGACCTTCAACGAGACAGTAGGGAGGAACATCACGATCCACACGAGTCATGCCGCCAACCATGGCCATACCACCGATGTGGACGAATTGGTGAATTCCTAAACAACCACCAATTACAGCGCGATCTTCAATCAGCACATGGCCTGCTACTTGGATGCCATTCGACATCACAATGTTGTTACCCAGCAAACAGTTATGCCCAAGGTGGCAATAAGCCATGAGCAAGTTGTTGTCACCGATCCGAGTTTGCTCTCCTTCATCAGTGGCGCGATTAATCGTGACGCATTCACGAATGGTGTTGTGATCACCAATCACAACCTCCGTTGGAGCGCCTTTGTATTTCAAATCCTGAGGTTCTTGCCCCAAACAAGCGCCGGGGTAAATGCGATTGTGCGCACCAATGCGCAGCAGACCATCGAGTACCACGTGCGGACCGATCCAGGTGTTAGCCCCAATA
The window above is part of the Synechococcus sp. WH 8020 genome. Proteins encoded here:
- the msrA gene encoding peptide-methionine (S)-S-oxide reductase MsrA yields the protein MRALIPLVLTSMMLLSPMSAMAAVQDAVLAGGCFWCLEHDLEDVEGVISAESGYSGGHVENPTYQQVSSEKSGHQEVVRVRFDSDKISYANLLQYYWRNIDPLDGKGQFCDRGDSYRPVIFTSGDKQATAAQASAASAASELGVSRSKIKVQIRDSVRFWPAEDYHQNYAKNNQLRYRYYRFSCGRDRRLDAVWGERARSGTAWANQAQP
- the lpxB gene encoding lipid-A-disaccharide synthase; protein product: MVRLLISTGEVSGDLQGSLLIQALWRVAKRRGLDLEVLALGGERMKAAGAELLADTSPMGAIGLWEALPLVVPTIRLQARVDRVLKERPPDGVVLIDYMGANVRLGHSLRGRLPDVPITYYIAPQEWAWRIGEGGTKSLLQFTDRILAIFPEEAEFYSGRGAEVTWVGHPLLDMVPVSSDRQAARCALGLPLEGALLLLMPASRPQELRYLMPELVQAAATLQARDPSLNVMVPAGLERFEEPLQQALDQAGVRGTVIPADQADAMKPHLFAAADLALGKSGTVNLELALQGVPQVVGYRVSRVTAWVARRILRFHVDHISPVNLLLKERLVPELLQEDFNADQLVALAIPLLNNQTVRQRVLDGYQRLRDTLGEPGVTDRAAEAILDQIKQPS
- the lpxA gene encoding acyl-ACP--UDP-N-acetylglucosamine O-acyltransferase, whose protein sequence is MSEELSTSVITDDRPAQVHPMAVVDPRAELAHGVVVGPGAVIGPEVSIGANTWIGPHVVLDGLLRIGAHNRIYPGACLGQEPQDLKYKGAPTEVVIGDHNTIRECVTINRATDEGEQTRIGDNNLLMAYCHLGHNCLLGNNIVMSNGIQVAGHVLIEDRAVIGGCLGIHQFVHIGGMAMVGGMTRVDRDVPPYCLVEGHPGRVRGLNRVGLRRQGLHRLEGGQEFKQLQDIWSLLYRSNHVIADGLNLARQQALLPAANHLCTFLEGSLSTGRRGPMPPPSSR